In Clupea harengus chromosome 25, Ch_v2.0.2, whole genome shotgun sequence, one genomic interval encodes:
- the LOC105899239 gene encoding testicular spindle-associated protein SHCBP1L, with the protein MATCADSDVPVTLDERDFVESPEENYSVTNEDYCKTPQSSEGNPKTPPNSPIREMACSSVSANVTTPKGARSKMPMARKLLTPNPDGEDPDDIIEEAEMLPHIYISQKSYSFEERVELHCDKIIGACSAEDADEAISYYITDKLVDAPFWTAVWKTAPEVLLITPNGDIGDLPFVGVLVQVNCTGCDGKTLPLRVSVSIAEPYSSNIANLPRELVEEILREHDYTVPILDVYPIEGLGPDEDNIAEALEHARFFYDFLWRDWDDEEDCDEYAGVIEKRIQLHYEIQDGTIPGPISERYRRTLEEYRNKRMELTKFQSRIRGDASPGEAVECWKKYYEMSMLCGLVKFWEDLRLRSHGPFYPRIYKRRKGQRLSGKVVTHIVAQMMTTDMIKSFSEDTLIQQHETLPAALDACYSGDIVVIFPGDYKAAALASLTDDITIKGSGQRGKVVIFSHPAHDNFVASKAAHVTLQNLTLVQRGTCDGIVVVESGRMTLENCVLRCEGTGVCVLTGASLIMSSCEVTGAQGAGIELYPGSSAELNGNEIHHCSNQSTKDIKSALGGINMKVLPQPQLKLSNNHIHDNHGYGVTILVPDNSPCSGTQDELESTAAGDQSETDQLSKAIQKLSLEIHTNKIESNSLGEVGLLHKMWTNA; encoded by the exons ATGGCGACGTGTGCCGACTCAGATGTTCCTGTAACTTTAGATGAGAGAGACTTTGTTGAAAGCCCCGAGGAAAATTACAGTGTGACGAACGAAGATTATTGTAAAACCCCGCAGTCGTCCGAGGGAAATCCGAAAACGCCACCCAACAGTCCTATACGCGAGATGGCTTGCAGTAGTGTTAGCGCAAACGTCACAACTCCTAAAGGTGCTAGGAGTAAAATGCCAATGGCTAGGAAACTCCTGACTCCAAACCCTGATGGCGAAGATCCAGATGATATAATCGAAGAGGCAGAGATGTTACCccatatatatatttcacaaaAGTCATACTCCTTTGAGGAAAGAGTGGAACTTCACTGTGATAAGATTATTGGCGCATGTTCG GCTGAAGATGCAGATGAAGCCATCAGCTATTACATTACAGACAAACTTGTTGACGCTCCATTCTGGACAGCAGTGTGGAAAACGGCTCCTGAAGTTTTGCTCATAACGCCCAACGGTGACATTGGAGACTTGCCATTCGTTGGCGTTCTTGTCCAG GTCAACTGCACCGGATGTGATGGAAAAACCCTGCCTCTTCGAGTTTCAGTGTCTATTGCTGAACCATATTCTTCTAATATTGCCAACCTGCCCAGAGAACTTGTGGAAGAAATATTGAGGGAACATGATTATACTGTGCCAATCCTAGATGTCTATCCAATTGAGGGCTTGGGCCCTGATGAAGATAATATTGCAGAGGCTCTGGAGCATGCAAG GTTTTTCTACGATTTTCTGTGGAGAGACTGGGATGATGAAGAGGACTGTGATGAGTATGCTGGAGTCATTGAGAAACGCATACAACT ACACTATGAAATCCAGGATGGAACAATTCCAGGGCCAATTAGCGAGCGCTACCGACGGACTCTGGAAGAGTACCGTAACAAGAGGATGGAGCTCACCAAGTTCCAGTCCAGGATCAGAGGGGACGCCTCACCCGGGGAGGCTGTGGAGTGCTGGAAGAAATACTACGAGATGTCTATGCTCTGTGGCCTTGTGAAGTTCTGGGAAGATCTGAGACTCAG AAGCCATGGGCCATTTTACCCTAGAATCTACAAGCGCAGGAAAGGACAGAGACTGTCTGGAAAGGTGGTCACTCACATAGTGGCGCAGATGATGACAACAGATATG ATAAAGAGCTTCTCGGAAGACACGCTGATTCAGCAGCATGAGACCCTGCCGGCGGCTCTGGATGCCTGCTACTCTGGAGACATAGTGGTGATCTTCCCCGGAGACTACAAGGCTGCTGCCCTGGCGTCTCTCACTGATGACATCACCATCAAAG GATCTGGACAGCGAGGCAAGGTGGTAATCTTCTCTCACCCGGCCCACGATAACTTTGTGGCCTCCAAAGCGGCGCACGTGACGCTGCAGAACCTGACCCTGGTTCAGCGCGGCACCTGCGATGGCATCGTGGTGGTGGAATCAGGCCGCATGACGCTGGAGAATTGTGTGCTCAGATGTGagggcacaggtgtgtgtgtgctgaccggGGCGTCACTCATCATGTCCAGCTGTGAGGTCACCGGTGCACAG GGAGCAGGAATAGAACTCTACCCTGGAAGCTCGGCAGAGTTGAATGGGAATGAGATCCACCACTGCAGCAACCAGTCTACCAAAGACATCAAGAGTGCCCTGGGAGGCATCAACATGAAG GTCCTTCCTCAGCCCCAGCTCAAACTGTCCAACAATCACATCCATGACAACCACGGTTATGGGGTGACCATCCTGGTACCAGACAACAGCCCCTGCAGCGGGACTCAGGATGAGCTGGAGAGCACTGCTGCTGGTGACCAGAGCGAGACAGACCAGCTGTCCAAGGCCATCCAGAAACTCAGTCTGGAGATCCACACCAACAAGATAGAGTCAAACAGCTTGGGAGAGGTGGGCCTGCTGCACAAGATGTGGACAAATGCTTAA